GGCGACTGCGGGACGGCCCTGCACGACGCCGGCCTGCAGAAGGTGTATCGCCCCTCGAACGCGAACCTGACAGGCGTACAGCTACCGACCGAACCCACCGACACCGAATCATGACGAACGACACACACGACGTGAACGAGACGGACGCGAACTGGAGCGTCCCCGAGACCGAGGTGATGGCGCGTGCCCGCGCGCTCCTCGACGGCGACCGTCGGGGCGTCCTCGCGACGGTCATCCGCGTGGAGGGAAGCGCCTACCGACGGCCGGGTGCGAAGATGGTGATCCCCGAGGACGGCGACGGCGTGGGACACATCACCGCCGGCTGTCTGGAGGACGAAGTACAGCAACTCGCGGGCGAGGTACTCGCCGCGGGCGAGCCGCGCGTCGAGCGCTACGACCTCATGCCCGAAGCCGACGCCGAAGACGACGTCTGGGGGCTCGGCGTGGGCTGCAACGGCGTCATCGACATCCTGCTCGAACCGCTCGACGAGACGTACCGCCCCGCGATCGAGGCCTTCTGGCACGGGCGGGACGTCGGCGTGCTCACGGTCGTCGACGGCGACGACGAACGCGAGGGCGCACGGGCGTACTACGATCCGGAGACCCAGGCGTTCGACCGCGGCGACGGCTTCGAAGTCGACCTCGCCGACGACGTGCGGGGAGTCGCGGCGGAACTCACGGCGCGGGGGAAAGCCGACTCCGTGACGGTCGACGGCGTCACGGTGTTCGTCGACGGGCTCGCCGCCTCCGCGGAACTCGTCGTCGTCGGCACGGGCCACGACGTCGGTCCGATCGCGGAACTCGGCGCGCAGGCGGACTTCCGCGTGACCGTCGTCGGCTTCCGTGGCGCGGCGGCCAAGGCCGACCGGTTCCCGGCCGCCCGCGACGTGGTGTCGACCTCGCCCGCGCGGATGACCGACGCGTACGACTTCGGCGAGAACACGTACGTCGTCGTGGCGACGCACAACTTCGTCGACGACCGCCTCGCGATCGAGGGGCTTCTGGACACCGACGTCCCCTACGTGGGGCTGATGGGCCCCCGCGAGCGGTTCGAGGAGATGGTCGACGAGTTCTCCGCGGAGGGGACGACGTTCACCGACGCCCAACTCGACCGGCTGTACACGCCGGTCGGGCTCGACTTGGGCGGCGGGTCGCCGTACCAGATCGCGCTGTCGATCGTGAGCGAGGCGCTCGCGGTGAAGAACGGCCGCGAGCCGAAGCACCTAAAAACGAGAGAAGGAACCATCCACGACCGCGTGGAGCTGTCGGCCGACGGATCGGGCGGTTAGGAGCGGTCGAACGCGCGGAGGACGTCGTCCCAGGAGTCGACGACCGTCGCGCCGTCGCAGGCGGCGTGGTCGCTGTAGGGTTGGTCGAACAGCAGTCCGTCCATCCCCGCCGCCAGCGCGTCGGCGACGTTGCCGTGGTAGTCGTCGACCAGCGCCCGCCCGGCGAGGGCGGCTTTGTTCTCCGGCACGTCGTCGACGAACTCGTCGTAGGGGATGTCGTGGTCGCGGAGCCACGCGCGGGTGTGGTCGTGCGTGTCGGGGGGACGGTGGGTGGCGATGGCGACGTGGTGGTCCTCACCGAGCCGTGCGAGCGCGTCCGCCGCGCCGGTCATCGGGGGCATCCCGCCGAAGTACCACCCGGGGTCGCGCTCGAACGCCTCGACGATGAGTTCGCCGATGTGTTCGTGGGCGTCGTGCCCGGGGATCGCGTAGTCCCACGCGGCGATGTCCTCTGGGGCGAGTGAGACGCCGTACTGCTCGTCGAGATACTGGCACGCCCGGGGGAGTTGCCACGCGAGCGTGCCGTCGACGTCGACGAGGATGCGGTCGGCGTCGGCGTTCGTTTTGGAGGTGTGTTCGGGGCGGTCTTCGCGTGCCGTGGTCATCTACTACTGATTTCGGGCGGTCGGTACATAGGTCTCTCGTCGTGGAGGTGATGGGTGTGTGGAGTTCGGTGGCGTGTTCTGAACGGACGCACCGACTGCGACGCGCGAGACGATACTTGCTCCCCGACACGTGAGATGACATGTGGTCCCCGACACGTGAGACGACACCGGTGAGT
This Salinigranum marinum DNA region includes the following protein-coding sequences:
- a CDS encoding XdhC family protein, with amino-acid sequence MTNDTHDVNETDANWSVPETEVMARARALLDGDRRGVLATVIRVEGSAYRRPGAKMVIPEDGDGVGHITAGCLEDEVQQLAGEVLAAGEPRVERYDLMPEADAEDDVWGLGVGCNGVIDILLEPLDETYRPAIEAFWHGRDVGVLTVVDGDDEREGARAYYDPETQAFDRGDGFEVDLADDVRGVAAELTARGKADSVTVDGVTVFVDGLAASAELVVVGTGHDVGPIAELGAQADFRVTVVGFRGAAAKADRFPAARDVVSTSPARMTDAYDFGENTYVVVATHNFVDDRLAIEGLLDTDVPYVGLMGPRERFEEMVDEFSAEGTTFTDAQLDRLYTPVGLDLGGGSPYQIALSIVSEALAVKNGREPKHLKTREGTIHDRVELSADGSGG
- a CDS encoding 5' nucleotidase, NT5C type; translated protein: MTTAREDRPEHTSKTNADADRILVDVDGTLAWQLPRACQYLDEQYGVSLAPEDIAAWDYAIPGHDAHEHIGELIVEAFERDPGWYFGGMPPMTGAADALARLGEDHHVAIATHRPPDTHDHTRAWLRDHDIPYDEFVDDVPENKAALAGRALVDDYHGNVADALAAGMDGLLFDQPYSDHAACDGATVVDSWDDVLRAFDRS